The region GTAAATTCATATTCTTATCTACGAAGTTTTACCTGATAATCATGTGAAGATTGTAAACAGCTCAATGTTTTAGAACTCTTTCTGGACTGCATAACAGAACCAAACGAGAAGCTTGTGGAATTTGGAATAGGAGGGGTATGCAATTCTTGTTCTGGTATGTTCATCAATATTTTAACCAGTGATCTTGTTGAAAATCTGAACCAAATCAGTAAAGATTTGGAAACTTTCTGTACAATATTAATTTGGTCATTCCCTATGAAATCCAATTTATTTGTTTCCCTATATAGTTTTATTCTTTCTTGTTTCTTAGTGATTAGAATAGTCTAgtatattttgtaattatttgacAAATCTGTCACATACTTTGTATTTGCCTGTTTAAAGGCTGCAACCCtatcaaataaaaaatagaatCGTTTTTCCTCTGAGATTTTAGATCTTAACTTAATCTTTGCTTGAGGCTTGTTTTTGTAAACAGATAGATCGAttctttttattgataaattgtTTATAAGTCATTTTATATGTCAATGATTTCGTTTTGTAGAACCAGAAAATGCTGCAATAATTACTCAATGTGGGGGAGTCCCTCTTGCAATTCAATGTTTATCAAGCCCTGTCAAAAACACTGTATGTTTGAGATATGTTAGtgtttatgtatttgatacaagtAGCTCTTCCTTTGTTCTACTGGGCCTGTATAAGAGCTCCTAAATGATCTTGTTTTAGTTTGTATATTTTCTCTTGCTTTTAGATTTCAACTATTCCTAACTATGATTTTGAGACTCAATGAACTTGATAGACCTTGTAAGAATAATAAATTCTAATTATCCAACTGTTTTAGGTGAATTCCGCACTTGGAGCTCTTTATTATCTCTGCAACAAATCTAACAGGGACGAGATTATAAAACCAGAAGTGGTAGATCTCATCAATAGATATGCTGCAGCTGAAGCCACGAGTGTCAGCTTCAGTAACTTGGCCAGGGCTTTTTTGGACAAACATGTATTCGAAAGCAATTGACAGATGGGGCCAAGTTTCTTCTTGTAATCCTATTGAAAACAACACGAAATTATTTAGAACATCAGATTCCTTCTCTTAGTCCTGTACATTCTACTAATCCACTTTTCTGCTTTTCCATTTGCACTGATGGAAGcgtataataaataaattacaacTTCTTTAcccccacatttaaaaaaaaaaaaaagtctaaaCAAGTCCATTGAATTGGTTCTGATTTCGATTCATTGTAAAATGTTATCTTTGTCTTGTCTATGAAACTTCAATGGTACTGTCATACGCACTTGTGAGTTGTGACTTGTTTCAAGTCACCTAGGATAAACTTATtaattatgttcaattaatataTGTATGCTGCCACAGATGGTGAAACACCAAAAACTATTATGTTTTCCATCACTGTTGTTGGTTTTCATATGACAATACATCAGAATTGTCTTAgtgctttatatattttttttcccaAAGTATGTGTTAAATTTTGTTAGCCCGTAGAACTTTTAAGAGAGAAGAGAATGAAAAGACTTATCAATGAGAATATATGCATATCAATGAAGTTGGAAAATTTGTAAACAAATTGATGTTAGATTTTTCTTGGGTAGTTTTTCTAATTCTTTATTGTGTAAGGACCCTCTTTCAAATATTCCTTgaatgaaaatattaaaatatgatggtttaatatttttatataagatCCCTCACATTTTAAGTTGTACGGTTTATATTAAAGATACATCATAATGTGTATATTCCCGTGTGTGAATTAAGAGTGTTCCTAACATTGCTCTGTATTTATATAGGTTCATCTAAACCTATTGATTCATTGTAAAATGTTATCTTTGTCTTGTCTATGAAACTTCAATGGTACTGTCATACGCACTTGTGAGTTGTGACTTGTTTCAAGTCACCTAGGATAAACTTATtaattatgttcaattaatataTGTATGCTGCCACAGATGGTGAAACACCAAAAACTATTATGTTTTCCATCACTGTTGTTGGTTTTCATATGACAATACATCAGAATTGTCTTAgtgctttatatatatttttttcccaAAGTATGTGTTAAATTTTGTTAGCCCGTAGAACTTTTAAGAGAGAAGAGAATGAAAAGACTTATCAATGAGAATATATGCATATCAATGAAGTTGGAAAATTTGTAAACAAATTGATGTTAGATTTTTCTTGGGTAGTTTTTCTAATTCTTTATTGTGTAAGGACCCTCTTTCAAATATTCCTTgaatgaaaatattaaaatatgatggtttaatatttttatataagatCCCTCACATTTTAAGTTGTACGGTTTATATTAAAGATACATCATAATGTGCATATTCCCGTGTGTGAATTAAGAGTGTTCCTAACATTGCTCTGTATTTATATAGGTTCATCTAAacctatttgtaacgccctacttccttagagccgttactaagtgagtttttaagacaaaacagtgtgcaatgaactcgctaaccgaggttttgaaacaaaagtgtgactaattaaaagttaaggctgtaatcttagaaaaatgcgttgtttcaataaaacttctagtattaaacattggggatcccaaaatgaggtttgaaaactatttacatcttaaaataagtttacaattgatcagttataaaaatcatagattattacagccattttcaaataaacccccaaccaaagcagtcgggcaggccaaacatgtacgcgtcgcttcacgctctccgtactcatagttggttgactcagtctttgcccttacctgcaacacggagcacccgtgagccgaagcccagcaagaaaactcatgcagaacataacatatgcaaatatacagttaatcatatcagatagtccacagataaacaagtcaaccattagactaagcaaacacggccatgccgccccagtagccttaccgaagcctggggtatcggttcaccCCGTAAGGATAACaaatgtatccaccgggccctgccctgactatagcatcccatgtgctaagtgttacttccggccccgctgccgcacccggcctacgccgctctcggcccttgccgtacattttattataatcacacatatagtataacacaacaacattcgaacgaataataattcatttaagtctgcatcctaacatgtcatgcaatatagggccatgcccggaaatcatctcatcatgcaacacgcaatatagggccgtgccccgcaatcacactatgggcccatgccctatcctacgggtgttatagttttcttacctttccaatcaatagcttagatcacctgactccttgagcacgatcccactcgagccttagcgcacacctaggcacaaacataggtcaaagtcaacactgaaccccaagtccgaatacctagcctcgggaccaatcccgagcccccgggaagtcctaaatccccaaaacaaagtggcggaatcgagccccgaaccctaggtcaaaatccctcatcaaaaacccaaaaattcacctctgtgaacagtgcagcgccacatcgctctaaagagggcgctgtagcgctacaagcagaacactccccccaaaacaggggctagcgctacagcgcccactgactagcgttgtagcgctagttgcagcccagcagaacccgaaaatcgcatcttgcgatttccttcaaccaattcaaccccaaacttgtccaaaccttttccaaacccaaaatcaagcttataaacacctctcactcatcccaagcttcccaagaactcaaaacccaagcacattcaacccaaatctcaaaattcaccatgaacaaccctaaacccaaaaattcaatcaacaacaaagttaaaagcttagaattcttaccattgatgcaaatttcgaccttgattcaaccctagacctccttagcttgttcatcatcaaagtttgcccagaaattccctaaaattcccatcaactcagctcaaaacacagctcaaaccatcaaaacccttaaaactgaaatctctaaaacttacctcaaaagttgatgtgttcttgccaaatcttcaagtctaacccaagatccttgatgctcaacctaccattgctctccactaagcttttccccaagaaaaacgaagaggaatggtgcaagaatgcacaaactgTTCCTtgagaaccccccccccccccctgttttctctcttttctttctttccttcagcattcTCACTCTCttacaatcccactcactatataaagccttataaaatctatctttaaaagtcaaatgaccaaaatgccctccctattaactctaaGCCCTTCTGTCCAAATAGGgcaattttagtcattttacccaattcccgctaatcctcaagtgtctctaatatttcccgttgctttccaacacctgataaaccaccaaataaatatcccccaacatcaaaataaatctcaatctattctctgaattcctgcttatacccccaggctcgccccgagccgggtataaattcccgccatgacttatcgctagcctgctcactgggatcgcctcgagtcacaaatcacagatacacccacataccactgtggtctcaacaatcatcacataacaatgcagttatgcccaacatggccaaaattacaattatgcccttctaacacgatccgggcctacatgcatactaatacacacagtcatgcatctcagataaacagatagtcatataacatgctttaaatcataaccatgcatttaattcataaaaatcacacataaatcccatcatgccccccctggcacgctaatcaaggcccttaagccttattagctaatttgggtcgttacactattgATTCATTGTAAAATGTTATCTTTGTCTTGTCTATGAAACTTCAATGGTACTGTCATACGCACTTGTGAGTTGTGACTTGTTTCAAGTCACCTAGGATAAACTTATcaattatgttcaattaatataTGTATGCTGCCACAGATGGTGAAACACCAAAAACTATTATGTTTTCCATCCCTGTTGTTGGTTTTCATATGACAATACATCAGAATTGTCTTAgtgctttatatattttttttttcccaaaGTATGTGTTAAATTTTGTTAGCCCGTAGAACTTTTAAGAGAGAAGAGAATGAAAAGACTTATCAATGAGAATATATGCATATCAATGAAGTTGGAAAATTTGTAAACAAATTTATGTTAGATTTTTCTTGGGTAGTTTTTCTAATTCTTTATTGTGTAAGGACCCTCTTTCAAATATTCCTTgaatgaaaatattaaaatatgatggtttaatatttttatataagatCCCTCACATTTTAAGTTGTACGGTTTATATTAAAGATACATCATAATGTGCATATTCCCGTGTGTAAATTAAGAGTGTTCCTAACATTGCTCTGTATTTATATAGGTTCATCTAAACCTAGATATATCACCGACAAATGACAAATTCATTGCCGTGGAAGAGAATGCATTCATTAGTATATTGACAACAATTTGATGAATCATGACTACCTGTCTCTACCAGTAAACGCCACACATTGATAAGTTAGTCTCATGCTCAAAATTTTATGTTTCTTTCCTTAAAATTAATAACAACTCCTCAATCTTTCATGATCATAAagataagaaaaatataaaacGAGTTAAGTAAgatgagaaaaatatcaaaacgTAATCAATCGCCTAAGTTGATAAAAGCCTTGGCAAAAAACAGATCATGAAAAGCTCTTCTTTTTCCATAACACCTAATTATAAGAAAATTTGGCAAAAGCCAACATAAGCTTCATAGTTCATACCCTTGACAAATGCTAGAGCACTTAACTTCCTAAATATAATATGTAGGGGGATAATTTTTCCCATAAAATTCACTGATCATGGTTAAGTAAGATATGTCATTTAATTTAATGACTAAGAAGAACTCAGTCGTAGTAAAGGGATTGGAAGAACTATACTATAGATATGAGCTTAGAAAAGATCATTTGTAGAATTGAGCTCTGGAGGGCTCTACTGCAGATGTCGGAAGAACTCATTCGTAGAAAAGAGTTTGAAATAGCTCATTGAAGAAAAGAACTCAGAAGGGCTCATTTTTTAGAAAGGAAATTGGAAAAGCTCTACTGCAGATGTGAGTTCAAAAGAGCTCATTTGTAGAAAAGAGCTTGAAAGAGCACATCATAGAAAAGAGTCCGAAAAAGCTCATTCGTAAAAAAGAGTTCATAAGAACCTGATTGTAGAATATAGCTCATAAGAGCGAAATGTTTTAACTCCATTTCTAACTAAACAAcggaaaaagagaagaagagaaaataagcaCGAAAAAGATTAGAGCGACTGCCATGTGGACCAATCAGAATATGTCTTTCTATCCTTACTCTCATTCATTTCTCTATAAATAGTAAGTGAGAGACTCATTTAGAAGACATTGGATTCATTTTACTACTTTTGAATGTTGGACTTGGGAGTGAGTGAGAGACTGACTTAAGCATCGAATGACCTTTTTTGCAGGTACCCCCATTCGGTTCATTCTTTCAATTCATATGAAGAACACGTTCAGTTGATTAAGTCAACTGAATGTGTAATCCAATGAAACATCAACATTAAAAATTCAATGAAGAAGATCTTTCTTAATTTAGAAAGTTATTTTCATGGGAGATTTTTGACCCAAACAATTGGCCCCGCTGTGGGAAAAATCAAGAAGCCAAGCTTTACATTCTTGATTAAAGGTAattgtgtaatgccctacttccttagagtcgttactatgtgagttaaaaatgtgtcattagctcgctgaTTGATGTTTCAGGTTAAAAATGTAAATAAACTGAAATAAAAGTTGTCTAAtgacattaagtataaaaatgtagtcattcattgaaatcttAAAGAGTTGTACATTTGGGATCtcaaaatactgtttaaaaaatactttacaacacaaaaatatagttaaggtcgacctaagcgaaaaatcaaccaatacattacatcttccaaaaataaccctggtcgtgacagctaggtaggccgaacatgtacccgtcgctccacgctcttcgtactcatggttggtcgaactttcctttacccttacctacaccatagagcacccgtgagctgaagcccagcaagaaaactcaacacaaaacatataacatatgcatagcaaTCCACATTATAAAACAAAACAGCCAACAAGCTAAACTCATTGCGGCCAacgccgtcccaggtgctttaataggccctgggttcgcagtcttcatCGAGAGGGTGActccagcaccctaggagggtctcgccctaacggcctgcactcaACATGCTCAATGCcaatcctggccccttgccgtattcggcttcctgccattctcggccttcaccgttccagACCTTCGCCACTCCTGACCTTCGCCGTTCACTCATATATAtgcatcacataacataatatcaacatatatttaaacacatactaaatataaacattaggaccacaccctgcaacacaatcaatagggatacgccctgcaatacaaacaatagggctatgccctactctacgagtacaacagttttcttacctgtgtcccaagctatctgagcaccttgatcacgagcacagtcctctaacccgagcctcgttgaaaacctagtcacaacgtattcataataaccatccatcaagttctacaccaataaataacttcggaatataaatctagcctccgggaccatgGATTCTAGCAatccgggtagtaaaatccttccccagccttaacatttgagttctcgAGCTAAAATCCTTCAAACATCCATTATTTTGCATTTGAGTCGCGAcctagccccttaagggccgcgatgcgctcaagtcagaggcaaaatgcctctctgctaaGAGACACGGGCCGCGTCGCGCTACACTTTGCGCTACGACGCGCCTAGGCAAATAGGGGCTTCCCAACCTCTTCGACACACATGGGCCACAccgcctgaagaatagggccgcgacttgagcccccaaacccagaaaatcaaactatttcctgcattttcctcgagcctaagCCCCAAATTCACACCCCAATCATAAACCCAACTTAGATTTAAGCCTAGAATTCCCTTTCACATAACCTAAACATCACAACAGAACCACAAACAATTCCTTACACTCATCAAACATACAAAATCAAACTTAAAATTGAACTCTCATGCAAACCTCCAATCCCAGTAGAATTCAACATGAAGATCAAGTCCAAGAGCTTACCTCTGAATTGTACTTCACCCTTAGTTGATCCCAACCACAGCCAGCCTCCAATTCTTTAAAGAACCAGGCCTAAAATTCGTCAATTGATCCAAGCCTTCAAACACCaagggagagaaagaaagagtcaaaggagagagagagacttCTGTTTTCTTCTAATGTCTCAGCTTATCCCTTAATCTTAAGTTGAAGTTGATGCTTTAGCTTATCCCT is a window of Humulus lupulus chromosome 4, drHumLupu1.1, whole genome shotgun sequence DNA encoding:
- the LOC133830767 gene encoding uncharacterized protein LOC133830767 isoform X2 — translated: MFTNEKRQKERTGRYGTPRLQYLQELVTQFQNATNEDCKQLNVLELFLDCITEPNEKLVEFGIGGVCNSCSEPENAAIITQCGGVPLAIQCLSSPVKNTVNSALGALYYLCNKSNRDEIIKPEVVDLINRYAAAEATSVSFSNLARAFLDKHVFESN
- the LOC133830767 gene encoding uncharacterized protein LOC133830767 isoform X1: MFTNEKRQKERTGRYGTPRLQYLQELVTQFQNATNEETKERAVANLANFAYDPYNYSFLRQLNVLELFLDCITEPNEKLVEFGIGGVCNSCSEPENAAIITQCGGVPLAIQCLSSPVKNTVNSALGALYYLCNKSNRDEIIKPEVVDLINRYAAAEATSVSFSNLARAFLDKHVFESN
- the LOC133830767 gene encoding uncharacterized protein LOC133830767 isoform X5, encoding MFTNEKRQKERTGRYGTPRLQYLQELVTQFQNATNEETKERAVANLANFAYDPYNYSFLRQLNVLELFLDCITEPNEKLVEFGIGGVNSALGALYYLCNKSNRDEIIKPEVVDLINRYAAAEATSVSFSNLARAFLDKHVFESN
- the LOC133830767 gene encoding uncharacterized protein LOC133830767 isoform X3, with translation MFTNEKRQKERTGRYGTPRLQYLQKQKKERLLIWPTLLMILTIILSCARTLSGLHNRTKREACGIWNRREPENAAIITQCGGVPLAIQCLSSPVKNTVNSALGALYYLCNKSNRDEIIKPEVVDLINRYAAAEATSVSFSNLARAFLDKHVFESN
- the LOC133830767 gene encoding uncharacterized protein LOC133830767 isoform X4 — its product is MFTNEKRQKERTGRYGTPRLQYLQKQKKERLLIWPTLLMILTIILSCARTKREACGIWNRREPENAAIITQCGGVPLAIQCLSSPVKNTVNSALGALYYLCNKSNRDEIIKPEVVDLINRYAAAEATSVSFSNLARAFLDKHVFESN